The Impatiens glandulifera chromosome 3, dImpGla2.1, whole genome shotgun sequence genome contains a region encoding:
- the LOC124932584 gene encoding glycolipid transfer protein 1-like, with product MEGTVITPSLEGMKHIKSDRGEFLTEPFLNVCKLVLPILDKFGAAMAFVKSDIGGNISRLETKFATNPSRFNYLYNFVQAEVETSSAKSSSSCTNGLLWLTRAMDFVVELFKNLDEHQDWSLDKACNDSYGKTLKKWHGWLASSSFTVATKLAPDRKKFIEILGETDNVYADMKKFYSTFSPVLEEIHKFLGRMGLDSMKAL from the exons ATGGAAGGGACTGTAATTACGCCATCCTTGGAAGGAATGAAGCACATAAAGTCTGATCGAGGCGAATTCCTAACAGAGCCTTTTTTGAATGTTTGCAAATTGGTATTGCCTATTCTAG ACAAATTTGGAGCAGCTATGGCATTTGTCAAATCTGATATTGGCGGTAATATTTCG AGACTGGAAACCAAGTTTGCTACCAATCCATCAAGATTCAACTACTTGTACAATTTTGTGCAAGCAGAAGTTGAAACAAGTTCAGCTAAATCATCGTCGAGCTGCACAAATGGCCTTCTTTGGCTAACAAG AGCAATGGATTTTGTGGTGGAGCTGTTCAAGAATTTGGATGAACATCAAGATTGGTCCCTGGACAAAGCTTGCAATGACTCTTATGGCaagactttgaagaaatggCATGGTTGGCTTGCTAGTTCAAGTTTCACG GTGGCAACCAAACTTGCCCCAGATAGGAAGAAATTCATAGAAATTTTAGGGGAGACTGACAATGTATATGCAGACATGAAGAAGTTCTATTCAACTTTTTCACCTGTTCTTGAAGAGATCCATAAATTTCTG GGTAGGATGGGATTGGACAGTATGAAGGCTTTGTGA